A window of Deltaproteobacteria bacterium contains these coding sequences:
- a CDS encoding NYN domain-containing protein, with protein sequence MLIAVDGYNFIKQSPELRRLEQIELQKAREGLCEQLRKYKRLKGHSIIVVFDGRQEGRLAGHRERFGGIEVIFSKPGEKADEVLKRLASEKRGGIIIVTSDRDVALFAEKKGATTIPVFDLAEKMEMAQFYALKGSQEESMPSLRSVAPTKKGPSHRLPKAKRKATAAFKKL encoded by the coding sequence ATGCTCATCGCCGTCGATGGATACAACTTCATCAAACAATCCCCTGAATTGCGAAGGCTCGAGCAGATCGAGCTCCAGAAAGCCCGAGAGGGTCTGTGCGAACAATTAAGGAAATACAAGCGCCTTAAAGGTCATTCCATTATAGTGGTTTTCGATGGCCGGCAAGAAGGGCGTTTGGCCGGGCATCGAGAGCGATTTGGCGGGATCGAGGTGATCTTTTCCAAACCGGGGGAGAAAGCAGACGAAGTTCTCAAGCGCCTGGCCTCGGAAAAACGCGGAGGGATTATAATCGTAACCTCAGACCGGGACGTAGCTCTCTTCGCCGAGAAGAAAGGCGCCACAACAATCCCGGTATTTGATTTGGCCGAAAAAATGGAAATGGCCCAGTTCTATGCCTTGAAAGGAAGTCAGGAAGAATCGATGCCCTCCCTTCGCTCCGTGGCTCCGACGAAAAAGGGGCCTTCCCATCGTCTCCCCAAAGCGAAGCGTAAAGCCACAG